One segment of Streptomyces sp. XD-27 DNA contains the following:
- a CDS encoding cell wall metabolism sensor histidine kinase WalK: MIRWFRRLPLRSRLALLTAAAVALAVAISALACWFVTRDQLVSALDDRLRDDVRRIDLGRLRDYDCTTGSQGSRDLRPGAANVQVVGEDGIPCVAPGSDRVRVTREDVDVARAPLFTDATHDGTTADGREVRVRTEHVQVTFPDGRTGDLTVSVSRPLAEVTRPLDTLALVLLTVAGGGVVLSATAGLWVARTGLKPVDRLTDAVEHVARTEDLAVRIPAEGEDEIARLSRSFNAMTAALASSRDRQQQLIADAGHELRTPLTSLRTNIELLARSEETGRALPPEDRRALLASVTAQMSELAALIGDLQELSRPDAAPGSGPVQVVAVHEVAEAALERARLRGAEVAFTAALDPWYVRAEPAALERALVNLLDNAVKFSPRGGTVEVALADGEFTVRDHGPGILEEELPHVFDRFWRSPSARSLPGSGLGLSIVARTVHSAGGEVALRPAPGGGTVARVRLPGSAAPF; the protein is encoded by the coding sequence GTGATCCGGTGGTTCCGGCGGCTGCCGCTGCGCTCCCGGCTGGCGCTGCTGACCGCGGCGGCGGTGGCCCTCGCCGTCGCGATCTCGGCGCTGGCCTGCTGGTTCGTCACCCGCGACCAGCTCGTCAGCGCGCTGGACGACCGGTTGCGGGACGACGTACGGCGGATCGACCTCGGCCGGCTGCGGGACTACGACTGCACGACCGGCAGCCAGGGCTCCCGCGATCTGCGGCCCGGCGCGGCCAATGTGCAGGTCGTCGGCGAAGACGGCATTCCCTGCGTCGCGCCGGGCTCGGACCGGGTACGGGTGACGCGCGAGGACGTCGACGTGGCCCGCGCCCCGCTCTTCACCGACGCCACGCACGACGGCACCACCGCGGACGGCCGGGAGGTCCGGGTCCGTACCGAGCACGTCCAGGTCACCTTTCCGGACGGCCGGACCGGTGACCTGACCGTGTCGGTGTCCCGTCCGCTGGCCGAGGTCACCCGGCCGCTGGACACCCTCGCCCTGGTGCTGCTGACCGTCGCGGGCGGCGGGGTCGTCCTCTCGGCGACGGCCGGGCTGTGGGTCGCCCGGACCGGCCTGAAACCGGTGGACCGGCTCACCGACGCCGTGGAGCACGTGGCCCGCACCGAGGACCTGGCGGTCCGCATCCCCGCGGAGGGAGAGGACGAGATCGCCCGCCTGTCGCGCTCGTTCAACGCCATGACGGCGGCGCTCGCCTCCTCCCGCGACCGGCAGCAGCAGTTGATCGCGGACGCGGGGCACGAGCTGCGCACCCCGCTGACCTCGCTGCGTACCAACATCGAACTGCTGGCGCGCAGCGAGGAGACCGGGCGCGCGCTGCCGCCGGAGGACCGCAGGGCGCTGCTGGCCAGTGTCACCGCCCAGATGTCCGAACTGGCCGCGCTCATCGGTGATCTCCAGGAGCTCTCCCGCCCGGACGCGGCGCCCGGCAGCGGCCCGGTGCAGGTGGTGGCGGTGCACGAGGTGGCGGAGGCGGCGCTGGAGCGGGCCCGGCTGCGCGGCGCGGAGGTGGCGTTCACCGCCGCGCTGGATCCGTGGTACGTACGGGCCGAACCGGCGGCGCTGGAGCGGGCGCTGGTGAACCTGCTGGACAACGCGGTGAAGTTCAGCCCGCGTGGCGGGACGGTCGAGGTCGCCCTGGCCGACGGCGAGTTCACGGTCCGGGACCACGGCCCCGGCATCCTGGAGGAGGAACTGCCCCACGTCTTCGACCGCTTCTGGCGTTCCCCGTCCGCCCGCAGCCTGCCGGGCTCGGGGCTGGGCCTGTCCATCGTGGCACGTACGGTCCACTCGGCGGGCGGCGAGGTGGCACTGCGGCCCGCGCCGGGCGGGGGCACGGTCGCACGGGTCCGGCTGCCGGGGTCGGCTGCCCCTTTCTGA
- a CDS encoding response regulator transcription factor, which yields MSTVEPAEQSSRVLIVDDEPAVREALRRSLAFEGYRTETAVDGLDALEKVGRCDPELIVLDVLMPRMDGLTAARRLRAGGVTVPILMLTARDTVGDRVTGLDSGADDYLVKPFELDELLARIRALLRRSAYATAAGGGAVPGRADQAGGDVLSFADLRMDLSTREVTRGARQVELTRTEFTLLELFLAHPRQVLTREQILKAVWGFDFEPSSNSLDVYVMYLRRKTELGGEPRLVNTVRGVGYVLRGGDGPGSAPSPGSAPGPGRDGTP from the coding sequence ATGAGCACCGTCGAGCCCGCCGAGCAGTCCTCCCGCGTGCTGATCGTCGACGACGAACCGGCCGTCCGCGAGGCGCTGCGGCGCAGCCTGGCCTTCGAGGGCTACCGCACCGAGACCGCCGTCGACGGGCTGGACGCGCTGGAGAAGGTCGGCCGCTGCGACCCCGAGCTGATCGTCCTCGACGTGCTGATGCCGCGCATGGACGGGCTGACCGCCGCCCGCCGGTTGCGCGCCGGCGGCGTCACCGTGCCCATCCTGATGCTGACCGCGCGCGACACGGTCGGCGACCGGGTCACCGGTCTCGACTCGGGCGCCGACGACTACCTGGTCAAGCCCTTCGAGCTGGACGAGCTGCTGGCCCGGATCCGCGCGCTGCTGCGCCGCAGCGCGTACGCCACGGCGGCGGGCGGCGGGGCGGTGCCCGGTCGGGCGGACCAGGCCGGCGGCGACGTCCTGTCCTTCGCGGATCTGCGAATGGACCTGTCGACGCGGGAGGTGACGCGGGGCGCGCGGCAGGTGGAGCTGACCCGCACCGAGTTCACGCTGCTGGAGCTCTTCCTGGCCCACCCGCGCCAGGTGCTCACCCGCGAGCAGATCCTCAAGGCGGTCTGGGGCTTCGACTTCGAGCCGTCGTCCAACTCCCTGGACGTGTACGTGATGTATCTGCGTCGCAAGACCGAACTGGGCGGCGAGCCGCGGCTGGTGAACACCGTGCGCGGGGTGGGCTACGTCCTGCGCGGCGGGGACGGCCCCGGCAGCGCCCCGAGTCCCGGCAGTGCCCCCGGCCCCGGACGGGACGGGACGCCGTGA